In one Oryza glaberrima chromosome 2, OglaRS2, whole genome shotgun sequence genomic region, the following are encoded:
- the LOC127764463 gene encoding uncharacterized protein LOC127764463 gives MAKISPLHKVIDDGRWAAERLLGRLIILAHAAFLDAGFVAAADAAADQENSVRLPSEVGRTAAALPLRYAAPQLLHRPDAAAAAVALRLRVHGRRHLVFYVRVDGLADLWVAEEDAYCFCVDALAAARLLAGGLDATARALRRDPALAALWGALTDGLGRRALADLCARSGVPLGRTLLSLPTDAMAAILSRFEDGEDLMVVECTCTALRRLVAELDAVLWKPMYEDVVDARRFAGVVRADDESPEMSWKERFTVAIHRPIPINIGPHAATVNLAWLLDLEAAIVEMWHNDHVPVPPQHPVVPLSDDDRSDSPELPPESVPRRRRRQWRAMPRDFSHGRAPVHGGHNNQRRGGAGAVHSPSSRYRWSRR, from the coding sequence atggccaagaTCTCTCCCCTCCACAAGGTTATCGACGACGGCCGGTGGGCCGCCGAGCGCCTCCTTGGCCGCCTCATCATCCTCGCCCACGCCGCCTTCCTCGACGCCGGTttcgtggccgccgccgacgccgccgccgaccaagAAAACTCCGTCAGGCTCCCGTCGGAGGTGGGGAGGACGGCCGCCGCGCTCCCGCTCAGGTACGCCGCGCCGCAGCTGCTGCACCGGccggacgcggccgccgccgccgtcgcgctcagGCTGCGCGTCCACGGGCGGCGCCACCTCGTCTTCTACGTGCGCGTCGACGGGCTCGCGGATCTgtgggtggcggaggaggacgcgTACTGCTTCTGCGtggacgcgctcgccgccgcgcggctcctcgccggcgggctggacgccacggcgcgcgcgctgAGGCGCGACCCGGCGCTGGCCGCGCTCTGGGGCGCGCTCACCGACGGGCTCGGCCGGCGCGCCCTCGCCGACCTGTGCGCCAGGAGCGGCGTGCCGCTGGGCCGCACCCTCCTGTCGCTCCCCACcgacgccatggccgccatccTGTCGAGGTTCGAGGACGGCGAGGACCTCATGGTGGTGGAGTGCACCTGCACCGCGCTCCGGCGCCTCGTCGCCGAGCTCGACGCCGTGCTCTGGAAGCCCATGTACGAGGACGTGGTAGACGCGCGGCGGTTCGCCGGAGTCGTCCGCGCCGACGACGAATCGCCGGAGATGAGCTGGAAGGAGAGGTTCACGGTGGCGATCCATCGACCTATACCTATTAATATCGGACCTCATGCAGCCACGGTGAACCTCGCATGGCTGCTCGATTTGGAGGCGGCAATTGTTGAAATGTGGCACAATGATCATGTTCCAGTTCCACCTCAACATCCAGTCGTCCCTCTCTCCGACGACGACCGCTCCGACTCGCCGGAGCTGCCGCCGGAGAGTGTCcctcgtcggaggaggaggcagtggaGAGCAATGCCGAGGGACTTCAGCCATGGCCGTGCACCGGTTCATGGTGGACACAATAAccagcggcgtggcggcgccggcgcggttcACTCGCCATCTTCCCGTTACCGATGGAGCCGCCGCTGA